A window of the Haloarcula litorea genome harbors these coding sequences:
- the lonB gene encoding ATP-dependent protease LonB, with amino-acid sequence MSDNNEPDAAPDAGREAADAEEDPADESPGSDGHGEPEEQPSVDEPSGNGASSDTTLGSDVEVETDSDIEDEEEDILGGLDIDSTGDIEVPERLVDQVIGQDHARDVVKKAAKQRRHVMMIGSPGTGKSMLAKAMSQLLPREELQDVLVYHNPDDGNEPKVRTVPSGKGEQIVEAHKEEARKRNQMRTFLMWIIIAIVIGYSLIIVQQILLGILAAGVIYLAFRYGSRGSDAMIPNLLVNNANQKVAPFEDATGAHAGALLGDVRHDPFQSGGMETPSHDRVEPGAIHKANKGVLFVDEINTLDIRSQQKLMTAIQEGEFSITGQSERSSGAMVQTEPVPCDFIMIAAGNLDAMENMHPALRSRIKGYGYEVYMDDTIEDEPEMRRKYARFVAQEVDNDGRLPHFTEDAIEEIILEARRRAGRKGHLTLKLRDLGGLVRVAGDIARAEDKEFTEREDVLQAKRRSRSIEQQLADNYIERRKDYELTVNEGGVVGRVNGLAVMGEDSGIVLPVMAEVTPSQGPGEVIATGQLKEMAEEAVQNVSAIIKKFSDEDISEKDVHIQFVQAGEGGVDGDSASITVATAVISALENVPVEQNIAMTGSLSVRGDVLPVGGVTHKIEAAAKAGLDTVIIPEANTQDVMIEEEYEEMIEIVPVSHISEVLEVALAGEPEKDSLVDRLKSITGKALDHEVGRQGSGSPSPQ; translated from the coding sequence ATGAGCGACAACAACGAACCTGACGCGGCTCCCGACGCGGGCCGGGAGGCGGCCGACGCCGAGGAGGACCCGGCGGACGAGTCCCCCGGCTCCGACGGGCACGGCGAGCCCGAGGAGCAGCCCTCGGTCGACGAACCGTCCGGCAACGGAGCTTCGTCGGACACGACTCTCGGAAGCGACGTCGAGGTCGAGACCGACTCGGACATCGAGGACGAGGAGGAGGACATCCTCGGCGGCCTCGACATCGACTCCACCGGCGACATCGAGGTGCCCGAGCGGCTGGTCGACCAGGTCATCGGGCAGGACCACGCCCGCGACGTCGTGAAGAAGGCGGCCAAGCAGCGCCGCCACGTGATGATGATCGGCTCGCCCGGGACGGGCAAGTCGATGCTGGCGAAGGCGATGAGTCAGCTGCTCCCGCGCGAGGAACTCCAAGACGTCCTCGTCTACCACAACCCCGACGACGGCAACGAGCCGAAGGTCCGGACCGTCCCCAGCGGGAAGGGCGAACAGATCGTCGAGGCACACAAGGAGGAGGCCCGCAAGCGCAACCAGATGCGGACCTTCCTGATGTGGATCATCATCGCCATCGTCATCGGCTACTCGCTGATCATCGTCCAGCAGATCCTGCTGGGCATCCTCGCGGCCGGTGTCATCTACCTGGCCTTCCGCTACGGCTCCCGTGGCAGCGACGCGATGATCCCGAACCTGCTGGTCAACAACGCGAACCAGAAGGTCGCCCCCTTCGAGGACGCCACCGGCGCTCACGCCGGCGCGCTGCTGGGCGACGTCCGCCACGACCCGTTCCAGTCCGGCGGGATGGAGACGCCCAGCCACGACCGCGTCGAGCCCGGGGCGATCCACAAGGCCAACAAGGGCGTGCTGTTCGTCGACGAGATCAACACGCTCGACATCCGCAGCCAGCAGAAGCTGATGACGGCCATCCAGGAGGGCGAGTTCTCCATCACGGGCCAGTCCGAGCGCTCCTCGGGCGCGATGGTCCAGACGGAGCCGGTCCCCTGTGACTTCATCATGATCGCGGCCGGGAACCTCGACGCGATGGAGAACATGCACCCGGCGCTGCGGAGCCGTATCAAGGGGTACGGCTACGAGGTGTATATGGACGACACCATCGAGGACGAGCCGGAGATGCGCCGGAAGTACGCCCGGTTCGTCGCCCAGGAGGTCGACAACGACGGCCGCCTGCCACACTTCACGGAGGACGCCATCGAGGAGATCATCCTCGAGGCCCGCCGACGCGCGGGCCGGAAGGGCCACCTCACGCTGAAGCTCCGTGACCTCGGTGGCCTGGTCCGGGTCGCGGGCGACATCGCCCGCGCCGAGGACAAGGAGTTCACCGAGCGTGAGGACGTGCTCCAGGCCAAGCGGCGCTCCCGCTCCATCGAGCAACAGCTCGCGGACAACTACATCGAGCGCCGGAAGGACTACGAGCTCACCGTCAACGAGGGCGGCGTCGTCGGCCGCGTCAACGGCCTCGCCGTGATGGGCGAGGACAGCGGCATCGTCCTCCCCGTGATGGCGGAGGTCACGCCCTCGCAGGGCCCCGGCGAGGTCATCGCCACCGGTCAACTGAAGGAGATGGCCGAGGAGGCCGTCCAGAACGTCTCGGCGATCATCAAGAAGTTCAGCGACGAGGACATCTCCGAGAAGGACGTCCACATCCAGTTCGTCCAGGCCGGCGAGGGCGGCGTCGACGGCGACTCCGCCTCCATCACGGTCGCCACCGCCGTCATCAGCGCGCTGGAGAACGTCCCCGTCGAGCAGAACATCGCCATGACCGGCTCGCTGTCGGTCCGGGGCGACGTGCTCCCGGTCGGGGGCGTCACCCACAAGATCGAGGCGGCCGCGAAGGCCGGCCTCGACACGGTGATCATCCCCGAGGCCAACACGCAGGACGTGATGATCGAGGAGGAGTACGAGGAGATGATCGAGATCGTGCCAGTCTCGCACATCTCGGAGGTCCTCGAGGTGGCCCTGGCCGGCGAGCCCGAGAAGGACTCGCTGGTCGACCGCCTCAAGTCCATCACCGGCAAGGCGCTGGACCACGAGGTCGGTCGTCAGGGCAGCGGCAGTCCGAGCCCGCAGTAA
- a CDS encoding nicotinamide-nucleotide adenylyltransferase — MRGFYIGRFQPYHDGHHAMVERIADEVDELVLGIGSADDSHTTHDPFTAGERIMMITKAVSEFDLTTYVVPLEDINRNAVWVSHVESMCPAFDVAYSNNPLVVRLFEEAGIEVRQSPMFDRDRLEGSEIRERMIRDASWRDRVPDPVVETIEEIHGVQRLQHVAESDAMERYAAEGEEIGDATDGEEP; from the coding sequence ATGCGCGGGTTCTACATCGGCCGCTTCCAGCCCTACCACGACGGCCACCACGCGATGGTCGAGCGCATCGCGGACGAGGTGGACGAACTGGTGTTGGGCATCGGCAGCGCAGACGACTCTCACACGACACACGACCCGTTCACGGCCGGCGAGCGTATCATGATGATCACGAAGGCCGTCTCCGAGTTCGACCTGACCACCTACGTCGTCCCGCTGGAGGACATCAACCGCAACGCCGTCTGGGTGAGCCACGTCGAGAGCATGTGTCCGGCCTTCGACGTCGCCTACTCGAACAACCCGCTCGTCGTCCGCCTGTTCGAGGAGGCCGGCATCGAGGTCCGACAGTCCCCGATGTTCGACCGCGACCGGCTGGAGGGCAGCGAGATCCGCGAGCGGATGATCCGGGACGCGTCCTGGCGGGACCGGGTGCCTGACCCGGTCGTCGAGACCATCGAGGAGATCCACGGCGTCCAGCGGCTCCAACACGTCGCCGAGAGCGACGCGATGGAGCGGTACGCCGCCGAGGGCGAGGAGATCGGCGACGCGACCGACGGCGAGGAGCCATGA
- a CDS encoding SAM hydrolase/SAM-dependent halogenase family protein, whose protein sequence is MITLSSDFGSPYPAAMRGVILQRTDARVEDVAHDFPRQDVRAAAFWLTQTLPYFPPAVHCVVVDPGVGTDRDALVVRAGDHAIVAPDNGVALPAARELADEVEAFVWDYEEPASTTFHGRDVFAPAAAAVHEAGVDAVAGMAGTERTDDPVDLRFPDPEVTGDVARGEVLVVDDFGNAVTNVPGSFLDGAFGDTVAVDGERVPVRRAYAAVDADERLVTVGSHGNVELAVNRGRGDEAFGVTAGDGVELTR, encoded by the coding sequence ATGATCACGCTCAGTTCCGACTTCGGGTCGCCGTACCCCGCGGCGATGCGGGGCGTGATCCTCCAGCGGACCGACGCCCGCGTCGAGGACGTGGCCCACGACTTCCCCCGTCAGGACGTGCGGGCGGCGGCCTTCTGGCTCACCCAGACGCTGCCGTACTTCCCGCCGGCGGTCCACTGCGTCGTCGTCGACCCCGGCGTCGGCACCGACCGGGACGCACTGGTCGTCCGGGCCGGCGACCACGCGATCGTGGCACCGGACAACGGTGTCGCGCTCCCGGCCGCACGCGAACTGGCCGACGAGGTCGAGGCGTTCGTCTGGGACTACGAGGAGCCGGCGAGTACCACCTTCCACGGGCGCGACGTGTTCGCGCCCGCGGCCGCGGCCGTCCACGAGGCCGGCGTCGACGCCGTCGCGGGGATGGCCGGGACCGAGCGGACCGACGACCCGGTCGACCTGCGGTTCCCCGACCCGGAGGTGACCGGCGACGTCGCCCGGGGCGAGGTCCTGGTCGTCGACGACTTCGGCAACGCCGTCACCAACGTCCCGGGGTCGTTCCTCGACGGGGCGTTCGGCGACACCGTCGCGGTCGACGGCGAGAGGGTACCGGTCCGCCGGGCCTACGCCGCCGTCGACGCGGACGAGCGGCTCGTCACCGTCGGCAGCCACGGCAACGTCGAACTCGCGGTCAACCGCGGCCGGGGCGACGAGGCGTTCGGCGTGACGGCCGGCGACGGCGTCGAACTGACGCGCTGA
- a CDS encoding calcium/sodium antiporter produces MVTEGPVLQVGVVVVSVLGLWIGARLLVDAAVRLARRFGLSELTIGLTIVAMGTSTPELAVSVDAALKGLGDIAVANVLGSNVYNLAFILGVVSLVRVVPIAKSLVHRDGVALLASTVVGGLTLLDGRVTRIEGIALAALFAGYTAVLLRTNRPAAAGESPPTPDGGTAASALDRLTFRGRNVVFLLVGLAVVLVSGDAMVVAASALARGAGVSEWVIGGTIVAAGTSTPEFAVSLVAIRQGSLGVSVGNVVGSNVFNVTGILGVAAVVRPLAVGGAALETLAWLLAVSVLMVAALWTGRVLSRAEGALFAGSEVVRWVLGLLGLLG; encoded by the coding sequence ATGGTCACAGAGGGACCGGTCCTCCAGGTCGGGGTCGTCGTCGTGTCGGTGCTGGGGCTGTGGATCGGCGCGCGACTCCTGGTGGACGCCGCCGTCCGCCTGGCCCGGCGGTTCGGGCTCTCCGAGCTCACGATCGGACTGACGATCGTGGCGATGGGGACCTCCACGCCGGAGCTGGCCGTCTCCGTCGACGCCGCCCTCAAGGGCCTGGGCGACATCGCGGTCGCCAACGTCCTCGGGTCGAACGTCTACAACCTCGCGTTCATCCTGGGGGTCGTCTCGCTGGTGCGGGTCGTCCCGATCGCGAAGTCGCTGGTCCACCGCGACGGGGTGGCGCTGCTCGCGAGCACCGTCGTCGGTGGGCTCACCCTGCTAGACGGTCGAGTCACGCGGATCGAGGGGATCGCGCTCGCGGCGCTGTTCGCCGGCTACACGGCGGTGTTGCTCCGGACCAACCGGCCGGCCGCAGCCGGGGAGTCACCGCCGACTCCGGACGGCGGAACGGCCGCGTCGGCACTCGACCGGCTGACGTTTCGGGGGCGCAACGTCGTCTTCCTCCTCGTCGGACTCGCCGTCGTGCTCGTGAGCGGGGACGCGATGGTCGTCGCGGCCTCGGCGCTCGCTCGTGGGGCCGGCGTCTCGGAGTGGGTCATCGGGGGGACCATCGTCGCGGCGGGGACCTCGACACCGGAGTTCGCCGTCTCGCTCGTGGCGATCCGGCAGGGGAGTCTCGGGGTCTCGGTCGGCAACGTCGTCGGGTCGAACGTCTTCAACGTCACGGGGATCCTGGGTGTGGCGGCGGTCGTGCGCCCGCTCGCGGTCGGCGGCGCGGCCCTGGAGACGCTGGCGTGGCTGCTTGCCGTCTCTGTCCTGATGGTCGCCGCGCTGTGGACCGGGCGCGTCCTCTCGCGCGCCGAGGGGGCGCTGTTCGCCGGCTCCGAGGTCGTCCGGTGGGTGCTCGGACTGCTCGGCCTCCTGGGCTGA
- the thsA gene encoding thermosome subunit alpha: protein MGGQPLFILDEDAQRTQGKDAQSSNISAGKAVSESVRTTLGPRGMDKMLVSDDGDVVITNDGATILSEMDIEHPAAQMIVEVAETQEDEVGDGTTTASVLAGELLAKAEDLLDDDVHPTTIVEGYARAAELAQDSIDESVLDVDLDDDTLVEVAESSMTGKGTGDVDAERLADVVVEAVRHANTDAGVVRDNIEVHTQTGAATSATELVEGVIVDDTPAHDNMPRSVEDASVAVLDAELDVRESNVDAEYNVTNVDQLNAALDAEEQELRGYAEAVVESGADVVFVTEDIADRVASHLAKEGVLAFESVDSSTAKDIVETTGATRVGSVDDLTEDALGSVESLRVEKHGDDEVTFIQGGEDAKSVTVFARGSTDHVVDEIERALTDALDVVVAALDEGGVVPGAGATEIAIADHIRSEAASIEGRKQLAVEAFADAVDVLPRTLAENTGLDAIDALVDLRSEHEREGIAGVISEGQTGVIADPVEYGILDPAAVKREAIDSATEAATMIVRIDDVISSE from the coding sequence ATGGGCGGCCAGCCCCTCTTCATTCTCGACGAGGACGCCCAGCGCACACAGGGTAAGGACGCACAGTCGTCGAACATCTCCGCCGGAAAGGCCGTCAGCGAGTCCGTACGGACGACGCTCGGTCCCCGCGGTATGGACAAGATGCTCGTCTCCGACGACGGGGACGTCGTCATCACCAACGACGGCGCGACCATCCTCTCGGAGATGGACATCGAGCACCCGGCCGCACAGATGATCGTCGAGGTCGCGGAGACCCAGGAGGACGAGGTCGGCGACGGGACGACCACGGCCTCGGTCCTGGCCGGCGAACTGCTCGCCAAGGCCGAGGACCTCCTGGACGACGACGTGCACCCGACGACCATCGTCGAGGGCTACGCCCGGGCCGCGGAGCTCGCCCAGGACTCCATCGACGAGTCCGTCCTGGACGTCGACCTCGACGACGACACGCTCGTCGAGGTCGCCGAGTCCTCGATGACCGGCAAGGGCACCGGCGACGTCGACGCCGAGCGCCTGGCCGACGTCGTCGTCGAGGCGGTCCGGCACGCCAACACCGACGCCGGCGTCGTCCGCGACAACATCGAGGTCCACACCCAGACCGGCGCGGCCACCTCCGCGACCGAACTGGTCGAGGGCGTCATCGTCGACGACACGCCCGCCCACGACAACATGCCTCGGTCGGTCGAGGACGCCAGCGTCGCCGTGCTGGACGCCGAACTCGACGTCCGCGAGAGCAACGTCGACGCCGAGTACAACGTCACCAACGTCGACCAGCTCAACGCCGCGCTGGACGCCGAGGAGCAGGAGCTGCGCGGCTACGCCGAGGCCGTCGTCGAGTCCGGTGCCGACGTGGTCTTCGTCACCGAGGACATCGCGGACCGCGTCGCCTCCCACCTCGCGAAGGAGGGCGTGCTCGCCTTCGAGAGCGTCGACTCCTCGACCGCGAAGGACATCGTCGAGACGACCGGGGCCACCCGCGTCGGCTCCGTCGACGACCTGACCGAGGACGCGCTGGGCTCCGTCGAGAGCCTGCGCGTCGAGAAACACGGCGACGACGAGGTCACGTTCATCCAGGGCGGCGAGGACGCCAAGAGCGTCACCGTCTTCGCCCGCGGCTCGACCGACCACGTCGTCGACGAGATCGAGCGCGCCCTGACGGACGCGCTGGACGTGGTCGTCGCCGCGCTCGACGAGGGCGGCGTCGTCCCCGGTGCCGGCGCGACGGAGATCGCCATCGCGGACCACATCCGCTCGGAGGCGGCCTCCATCGAGGGCCGCAAGCAGCTGGCCGTCGAGGCCTTCGCCGACGCCGTCGACGTGCTGCCCCGCACGCTCGCCGAGAACACCGGCCTCGACGCCATCGACGCGCTGGTCGACCTCCGCTCCGAGCACGAGCGCGAGGGGATCGCCGGCGTCATCAGCGAGGGCCAGACGGGCGTGATCGCCGACCCCGTCGAGTACGGCATCCTCGACCCCGCCGCCGTGAAGCGGGAGGCCATCGACTCCGCGACCGAAGCCGCCACGATGATCGTCCGCATCGACGACGTCATCTCCTCGGAGTAA